A single genomic interval of Canis lupus dingo isolate Sandy chromosome 6, ASM325472v2, whole genome shotgun sequence harbors:
- the PROK1 gene encoding prokineticin-1: MRGAMRVSILFLLVTVSDCAVITGACERDVQCGTGTCCAVSLWLRGLRMCTPLGREGEECHPGSHKVPFFRKRQHHTCPCLPNLLCARCLDGRYRCSADLKNINI; encoded by the exons ATGAGAGGTGCCATGCGAGTTTCAATCCTGTTCCTCCTAGTGACTGTGTCGGACTGTGCCGTGATCACGGGG GCCTGTGAGCGGGATGTCCAGTGCGGCACAGGCACCTGCTGTGCTGTCAGCCTGTGGCTGCGTGGGCTTCGGATGTGCACCCCGCTGGGGCGGGAAGGAGAGGAGTGTCACCCCGGCAGCCACAAG gTCCCCTTCTTCAGAAAGCGCCAGCACCacacctgcccctgcctgcctAACCTGCTGTGCGCCAGGTGCCTGGACGGCAGGTACCGCTGCTCCGCAGACTTGAAGAACATCAACATTTAG